In Rutidosis leptorrhynchoides isolate AG116_Rl617_1_P2 chromosome 2, CSIRO_AGI_Rlap_v1, whole genome shotgun sequence, one genomic interval encodes:
- the LOC139888414 gene encoding uncharacterized protein has translation MDFRTASWNIRGMSTKNKQDEVIDFIRNERISICDVLETQLKPSNIDKACSYIFGNWSGMSNVNLMVIHVARQVILSIIGVPNGNLGKKSSFRFMNHIADKAEFLDVVAQKWNCVMDGCKMFQVVTKLKMLKKDLHKLNWSHGGVFQKVVDLRDKLKRCQIEVESNPHDYSVRSNATEALLEYEKAKQGELTMLRQKVKIKWLAEGDRNTKFFHCVLKSRKQRSKVESIRDENGSRFYGDQAYEEFEDIFTVKLSSEDAYDMVGPISNMEIKNAMLHIDGNKAAGPDGYSA, from the exons ATGGATTTTAGAACTGCAAGCTGGAACATAAGAGGTATGTCTACTAAGAATAAACAGGATGAAGTTATAGATTTCATTAGAAATGAAAGAATTAGTATTTGTGATGTGTTAGAAACACAACTCAAGCCAAGTAATATTGATAAGGCTTGTAGTTATATATTTGGAAATTGGAGTGGGATGTCTAATGTGAATCTTATGGTTATTCATGTGGCTAGACAAGTGATTCTGT CCATCATAGGGGTTCCTAATGGGAATCTAGGGAAGAAAAGTTCTTTTAGGTTCATGAATCATATTGCAGATAAAGCTGAGTTTTTAGATGTTGTTGCTCAAAAATGGAATTGTGTTATGGATGGCTGTAAAATGTTCCAAGTGGTGACAAAGTTGAAAATGCTAAAGAAAGACCTTCATAAATTAAATTGGAGTCATGGTGGTGTATTTCAGAAGGTGGTAGATTTAAGGGATAAGCTAAAGAGGTGTCAAATTGAAGTTGAAAGCAATCCTCATGATTATTCTGTTAGATCCAATGCTACTGAAGCTTTGTTAGAATATGAAAAGGCAAAACAGGGTGAGCTTACCATGTTAAGACAAAAAGTGAAGATTAAATGGTTAGCAGAGGGTGACAGAAACACTAAATTCTTTCATTGTGTGCTTAAGAGTAGGAAACAAAGAAGCAAAGTTGAGAGTATTCGTGATGAAAATGGAAGTAGATTTTATGGTGATCAG GCCTATGAAGAGTTTGAAGACATATTCACTGTTAAACTCTCTAGTGAAGATGCTTATGATATGGTGGGCCCCATTTCTAATATGGAGATTAAGAATGCTATGTTGCATATAGATGGCAATAAAGCTGCTGGCCCAGATGGATATTCTGCTTAA